CTGGGCGTGAAGCCCGGCGACCGGGTGGCCGTGCTGGCCAACAATTGCGACGCCTACTACGAGACCTACTTCGCCATCCTGTGGAGCGGGGCGGCCATTGTGCCGCTCAACACCCGCCTGGCCCCGGCCGAGACACGGTTCCAGCTGCAGGACGCCGGGGCGAGCGTCATGCTGTTCGGCGAGGAGTTCGCCGAGACCATCGCCCTTCTCAAGCCCCAGCTGCCCGGCATCGGCGTCTGGGTGGCGATGGACGGCGCCGATCCTTCGGCGGACTGCATCCTCGAAGACCTGGCGACGACCGGCCCCGCCGCGCCGGAGGTGGAGCGCAAGGCCGAGGATCTGGCCGGCATCTTCTACACCGGCGGCACCACCGGCCTGCCCAAGGGGGTGATGCTCAGCCACCGCTCGCTGGCCGCCCAGGCGGTCAACCTGACCATGTCGCTGAAGGTCGATCATACGATCGTCAATCTGCACTCGGCGCCGATGTTCCACCTGGCCGACATCGGCACCTTCATGGCCACCATGGTCGGCGGGACCCATGTCTTCGTGCGCAAGCTGGACGAGACCGTCATGCTCGACCTGATCGACCGCTGGGGCATCACCCACATCTTCACGGTGCCGGCGATGATCGACCGGCTGGCGCGGCATCCGAAGGGCGATGCGGCAAACGCCCTCAAGGTGCTGGGCTACGGCGGCGCGCCGATGCCGCTGGGGACCTATGACGTGGCGCGGGCGCGGTACCCGGAGGTCGATTTCGTCCAGGGCTTCGGCATGACCGAGATGGGCGCCCATACCTTCCTGGAGGCGCAACACCACCGGTCGGGCGCCGATCCGGAGAAGATGAAGTCGGTCGGTCAGCCGGCCTATGGCTACGAGATCAAGGTCGTCGATCCGGACGGAAACGAGGTCCCGCGCCGCACCCTGGGCGAGATCATTGGCCGGGGCGACAACATGATGCTGGGCTACTGGAACCGGCCGGAGGAGACGGCGGCGGCGCTGAAGGACGGCTGGATGTGGTCGGGCGACGCCGGCTTCATGGACGAGGAGGGCTTCGTCTACATCACCGACCGCTTCAAGGACATGATCGTCAGCGGCGGCGAGAACGTCTACTCGATCGAGGTCGAGAACGTGGTCTCGCGGCACCCCGCCGTCGCCGAGTGCGCCATCATCGGTGTGCCTGATCCGCGCTGGGGCGAGCGGGTGCATGCGGTGGTGGTGCTCAAGGCCGGCGAGAGCCTGACGGTCGAGGCGCTGTCCGAGCACTGCCGGGCGGAGATCGCCGGCTACAAGACGCCGCGCAGCCTGCAGGTGCTGGAGACGCCGCTGCCGAGGAGCGCGGCCGGCAAGGTGCTGAAGACCGAGCTGCGCGCGCCCTGGTGGGAGGGGCGGGAGAAGCGGGTCTAGCCCCTCAGCTTCGCCGCCACTTCCGCCGTCCGCCTGCCCTGATACCGGGCCACGGCCAGCGCCTGTTCGGTCGGCGGGGTCGCCGTGCCGCCGGAGGTGGAGGACGCCCCGTAGGGTGTGCCCGCCCCGAACAGGGCCGGGTCGCCGTAGCCGGTCGGTACGATGATCAGGCCCAGGTGCGCCATCGCCGAATAGAGCGACAGGATTGTGGTCTCCTGGCCGCCGTGCGGGTTGGCGGTGGAGGTGAAGGCGCCGCCGGCCTTGCCGAGCAGCTTGCCGAAGTACCAGAGGGCGCCGAGGCTCTCGAGCCAGGCGCGCAGTTCCGACGAGGCGCCGCCGAAGCGGGTGGGCGAGCCCAGCAGGATGGCGTCGGCCCATTCGGCGTCCTCGGCGGTCGGCGCGGGGTAGGCGGCGTTCATCCGTTCGGCCCGCTCGGCCCAGCCGGGGACGAAGGCCATGACCTCGGGGCCGACCAGTTCGCGGACGCGGCGGATGCGGACCTCGGCCCCGGCCTCCCTGGCGCCGTCGGCGATGGCGCCCGCCAGCGTCTCGACAGAGCCGTCGCGGGAATAGAAGACGATCAGGACCTTGGTCATGCTTGCTCGCTGTCGGAGGGGGTGACGCCGGCCAGCAGTCGGGCCGGCGGGCAGTCGGAACGGGGCAGGCCGCCCCGGACGCGGCGGGCCCAGTCGGGATCGGCCAGCAGGCCGCGGCCGACCGCGATCAGGTCGAACTCGCCGGCCTCGAGCCGGGCGGCGACGGCGTCGAGCGGTTCGGGTTGACCAGGCTGGCCCATGAAGCTCCGGATGAAGTCGCCGCTCATGCCGATGCCGCCAGCCAGGATGGTCGGGACGCCGAGCGTCTTCTTCACCCAGCCGGCCAGGCTGAGCGGCGAGCCCTCGAACTCCGGGGTGTCCCAGCGCAGCTGGGAGACGCTGACGATATCGACGCCGGCCTCGACGAAGGGGGCGAGCCAGGCCTCCAGCGCCTGCGGGGTCTCGACCAGGCGGGCGGTGAGGTCGGCCGACTTCCACTGCGAGATGCGCAGGCTGACGGCGAAATCCGGACCGACGGCGGCGCGGACGGCCTTGACCACCTCAAGCGGGAAGCGGGAACGTGTCGTCAGGGTCGAACCGCCCCAGCGGTCGGTGCGGTCGTTGGTGGCGGCCCAGAGGAACTGGTCGAGCAGGTAGCCGTGGCCGGCGTGGATCTCGACGCCGTCGAAGCCGGCGGCCCTGGCGCTCTCGGCCGCGTCGGCGAAGGCGGCGATGGTTTCGAGGGTGGCGATCTCGTCCATCGCCACGCCGCGCTCCATGCCCGGCGCCTGGCGGCCCGACGGGCTCTCGAAGGGGGCGGGCGGGGTCCACTTCTGGCCGGGCTTGGCGGTGGCGCCGCAGTGCCAGAGCTGGGGCATGATGGCCCCGCCGGCCGCATGGACCGCGCCGGTGACGGCCGGCCAGTGGTCCAGGGCCGGGCCATACAGCTTCAGCGACGCGGGGTCGTTGCCGGCCGCCGGGCGGTTGGGATTGGCCCCCTCGGTGAGGATCAGGCCCGTGCCGCCCTCGATGCGCCGCCGGTAGAAGTCGGCCAGCGGGGCCGGATCGCCGCCCGGCGTCGCCCAGCGCGCCATCGAGGCCATGGCGATGCGGTTGGGCGGCTTCAGGGACTTGCAGGCGAACGGCTGGAACAGCGCCTCCACCGACATGGCTTCAGCGTCCGGTGTCGAGGAAGTCGCGGCCGACATCCTGGCCTTCGGGGGCGGCGATCTCGACGATGCGCTCGTCGATGTCGTCGTACTCCAGCCGCAGGGCCCGGTTCATGATGGCGTGCATCACATACAGGGTGGTGATGTAGGTCAGCTCAAGGATCTCCTCGTCCGACAGGAAGGCCTTGAGCCTGTCCATCACCGCTTCCGGCGTGCGGCCATGCTGGCTGCTCAGGCAGTCGGCGTAGGCGAGGACGGCGCGCTCGTCGTCGGTGTAGCAACCGGCGACCTGCCAGTGGCCGATGGCCTCGATCCGCTCCTCGGAGACGCCGAGGCCGCGCAGGGACTTGCAGTGCTGGGAGTAGCCGAACTGGCTTTCCATGGTCCAGCTGACCCGGGTCTGGCCCAGTTCGCGCAGCACCGGGTCCAGCTTGCGGGTCGGGCTGCGGTAGTAGGCAAACCCCTGGCAGGCGTGATGCAGGGCGTCGGGCGAGCCGGCCCAGACGGTCCACCAGTTGCCCGGCGTGCCGGTGGCGGTGCCCGGCTCGGCGACCGGGTCGCGATCGCCGAAC
The nucleotide sequence above comes from Caulobacter sp. NIBR1757. Encoded proteins:
- a CDS encoding carboxymuconolactone decarboxylase family protein, with amino-acid sequence MPRLREIPRAEVDQGTGLRMYNLLFGDRDPVAEPGTATGTPGNWWTVWAGSPDALHHACQGFAYYRSPTRKLDPVLRELGQTRVSWTMESQFGYSQHCKSLRGLGVSEERIEAIGHWQVAGCYTDDERAVLAYADCLSSQHGRTPEAVMDRLKAFLSDEEILELTYITTLYVMHAIMNRALRLEYDDIDERIVEIAAPEGQDVGRDFLDTGR
- a CDS encoding long-chain fatty acid--CoA ligase, with protein sequence MRLTQTLGRAVLVRPEAIATIDGDRVRTWREVHERVSRISGALRGLGVKPGDRVAVLANNCDAYYETYFAILWSGAAIVPLNTRLAPAETRFQLQDAGASVMLFGEEFAETIALLKPQLPGIGVWVAMDGADPSADCILEDLATTGPAAPEVERKAEDLAGIFYTGGTTGLPKGVMLSHRSLAAQAVNLTMSLKVDHTIVNLHSAPMFHLADIGTFMATMVGGTHVFVRKLDETVMLDLIDRWGITHIFTVPAMIDRLARHPKGDAANALKVLGYGGAPMPLGTYDVARARYPEVDFVQGFGMTEMGAHTFLEAQHHRSGADPEKMKSVGQPAYGYEIKVVDPDGNEVPRRTLGEIIGRGDNMMLGYWNRPEETAAALKDGWMWSGDAGFMDEEGFVYITDRFKDMIVSGGENVYSIEVENVVSRHPAVAECAIIGVPDPRWGERVHAVVVLKAGESLTVEALSEHCRAEIAGYKTPRSLQVLETPLPRSAAGKVLKTELRAPWWEGREKRV
- a CDS encoding 12-oxophytodienoate reductase — its product is MSAATSSTPDAEAMSVEALFQPFACKSLKPPNRIAMASMARWATPGGDPAPLADFYRRRIEGGTGLILTEGANPNRPAAGNDPASLKLYGPALDHWPAVTGAVHAAGGAIMPQLWHCGATAKPGQKWTPPAPFESPSGRQAPGMERGVAMDEIATLETIAAFADAAESARAAGFDGVEIHAGHGYLLDQFLWAATNDRTDRWGGSTLTTRSRFPLEVVKAVRAAVGPDFAVSLRISQWKSADLTARLVETPQALEAWLAPFVEAGVDIVSVSQLRWDTPEFEGSPLSLAGWVKKTLGVPTILAGGIGMSGDFIRSFMGQPGQPEPLDAVAARLEAGEFDLIAVGRGLLADPDWARRVRGGLPRSDCPPARLLAGVTPSDSEQA
- the wrbA gene encoding NAD(P)H:quinone oxidoreductase, with amino-acid sequence MTKVLIVFYSRDGSVETLAGAIADGAREAGAEVRIRRVRELVGPEVMAFVPGWAERAERMNAAYPAPTAEDAEWADAILLGSPTRFGGASSELRAWLESLGALWYFGKLLGKAGGAFTSTANPHGGQETTILSLYSAMAHLGLIIVPTGYGDPALFGAGTPYGASSTSGGTATPPTEQALAVARYQGRRTAEVAAKLRG